The sequence TATTTAGTTATTGATTTCCAtatcttttcatatattattaggATCTCTATTTTCTTATTCTCTAAGTCAGGGtagtcctatttataggagaTACATTGTATTCTTCTCAATCattcaagaaatatcaattcaGTTTATCTTTTATCGtttctttatcttttattgttctttatCTTTCTTGCAAGTTTTCTTATAAAAAACCCTAGAACGATAATTGGCTGCTCGACGGGAATTTCCCCGCGAACGAACCAATATCTTCATCGCGAACTCTCGCAGTTATCCCTCGATACGAGTCCCCTCGTATCAATTTATTGTAGGTTTAGGTGAGGCGGACGGCTTAAAAGATGACAAACAAGTTATTTTACCTATGGATTCTGTTGAAGAGTGACAAattgtgaagaattgaaggttttagtttataatgattgagattgatttttaactttaaagttaatgtagtgtataaagaagtttttgtttattttaatattgattctaattttgtttaatttatttaaagttaaatattaatgtatcAAAAATATATCTGTATTAATTTGTGCATAGCAGACGTgatactagttttataataaaatgcgagtgaaatgaattagtggtCGTAGGCCTATTTACCATTTACTCCCTCGGTActcattaaatgtctcatatatCCTTATTTGGATGGTTCCCAATAAATGCCTTAATTCACCAACTCATTCTATCCACAATTACTATAaagctaatatataaaagtggattCACGTTCCATTAagtttttccactcactttcttttacaaaatcaaacaatttattaaaaacacGATCAATTGAATATGGGACATTTAATGGAGTCGAGGAGTATTATATAAGTGGTCAGGACTTCAAATTGCGGAAGGACTGAAATGGCAAACCAAAACTTCTAATAGTGGACAAAGAGAGTACAATTTGTTTGTATGACCAATGAATAGTTCATTGAAACACACACAGAAAAACATATTGCTAAAAGGAAAGTTCACACCACACCATATGCTAATTAAACATAAACCAAATCGCACATCACCTCACTGGTGGTGACTGGTGATGACGTCTCCTAAGCCCATTCCTCCTCTCTTCGCTCATTCTTATGCTTCTTTCAtgtcttcttctccttcctcGATCAAAGAACATCTTGTCAGCAACCTCTTCTATTTTCTCAAAGTATCTTTCTCTCAGCCTTCTGCAACATAACAATGTCCATGCGACGCTTGCTATTCCCACAACATAACCAAATGCAGCAAACACATATTCCCACTCAGTCTCCTCATCTTTTGGTTCCGAATCCTGTGATGGTGATGGACCAGGGGACGATGGTTCTTGAAACTTCCGTTGAGTGGGAATCCAGATAACCCGCGTTTCCTTCAAATGAATCTGCTGAAAACGTTTGAAAGTGGCTACTGGTTGGGATCGGTCCGGTGAGATGATTGAAAGACAGATTCAAGAATGAAAGGAAATCGAGTTTTGTGAGCTCGTCCGGTATTCTCCCGGTGAGCTTGTTTGTAGAGAGGTCAAGCGACCCAAGATCTGCCAAGGCACCCAATGAACTTGGGATTGCATTAGTGAGAGAGTTGTGGGATAAGTTGAGAAGATAGAGTGAGCTAAGATTACCAATTGCGTCTGGTATATCTCCATGAAAATGATTGGAAGACAAATCAATGCATGTAAAGTCAGGCCAAATCTTCACGAGCTTCACCTCAACTCCTTTGACGGTTAATGTCACCTCATTGTGATAGTAACCATTGGCACCTAAAAAGGTAGAGTTAGAGCGGTCGAGCCTGAGATGTGTAGGACTCTGTAGCATCATTCCTCTCAAACTTGACAAGTTTAGAAAATTCAGACGACCACTGAAATGATTTGAAGATATATCCAGAATTTGAAGATTCGGCCAACTCTTACTACATCTCAAGTCTCCTCGGAATCTATTGGAGCGCAAGATAAGGATGCGCAACCTCAACGGCAGCATACAAGGGAAACTACCCTCAAGTTGTTGTTTCCAACATTCATCACCCGTAGATTCTTACATTTTGACGAGACTTAGGAACCTTTCCGCCTAAGTTGTTGTAACTAACATCTATGGTTTTTAGGCGGCACTTCCTAGAAAATTGATCCGGGATAACACCACTAATTTTGTTTCCCCTAAGATTGAGCACTTCATGCACAAATTTTGATTAGGCAAGGAGGTATGGTACCACTCAAGTTATTGTAAGACAAGTCGAGAACACTAAATGAAGATGCATTGCAGATGAACGTTGGAAGGACTCCGTTAGTCTATTGTTTGCGAGCAAGATAGCGGAATACTTTGAAGAGGTTGGGATCAAGGAAGAGAAGGCACAATGCAACTTGTTAGACTGCAAGTTTAGTCTTGTAACATATGAAGCATTATTAACATAGTGAGACTTTTCAGCACATGTAAGAAGATTAAAAGAAAGGTCCAAATTGGACATTTCAGTTCCCAAATCCAACTAGGAATATCCCTGTCAAATAATTGTTTGAGAGGTTTAAACTAGACAAAGAGGATAGATTTCTAAGGTCTGGGAAATCGACAAATTGCAAGATGACAGATGCAACCACTTTAAGCAAGTATTGACATGTGAACTTGAACTCATGTTGGTTGTTTCAATTGACAAGTTGTTGTTAGAAAGAATAAGTTTCCAAGGGCAACTTTGAATCTTACTCATCTTAAAAGTGCCATTGAACAAGTTTTCAGAAAGGTCAAGACTGTCCATGTTTCGAAGCTCGAAGATGAAGTTAGGAATAGGACCTTCTATCCTATTTCTCTTCAAATTTAGCGAAGAAATGTTATAATTAACAATTGGAAACTCTTCGAGCTGGCCGCTGAATTGGTTGTTGAGCGACTAAGATAATAAACGGGCAAGGCAAAAGATGGGGAGGGATGGAGCCGTTCAATGAATTGTggcttaaatttaaaatggtGAGGTTTGTAAGACCTCGAAAATGCAAGTGAGAAAGTGAGCCCGTCAAATTATTATGGTTCAGACGTACGTATTCAAGACCCTTGCAAGTATGAAATGAAGGAATTGGTCCCATGAAACCAGAAAATGACAGATCAAGGTACCTCAAATTTGTGAGATGATGGAATTGGTTAGGAATGGCGTCATTCAATGAATTCATGCTTAAATCAAAAAAGAGAGACCTTTGAAATGCAAGGGAGGTAGCGAGCCGGTGAGGAAGTTCATCAAAGATCCAGGTTAACTAGCTCTGTTAGTTGGCCAACGTCGATGGAATCGATCCATGAAACCACAAAATGACAAATCAAGGTCTCTTAAATTTGGGAGGAGATGGAATTGGTTAGGAATCTTACTTGTGGCTAAGTAATTGGAGGAGAGGTCAAGCCTCAACAAGTATGTCAACCGGAAGAGGCTGATGACTCACCAATTCCGCCGGAGATGCCCTCATTAAAGAGGCCCAAACTGATAATGCGACCAGAGTCATCACATCGCACACCTTTCCATTCGCAACAATCATTTGTCGCATTCCACTTCACCAACCGTTCCGAATTGGAAGATTTGAATACTAATTCGGTTTTGAGCTGAAGCAACAATTATTTTTGATCATCGAGGCACTGGCCATCGACAAATATTatgaagacgaagaagaaaatgaggcGGAAAAGCAAAGAAACTACCATTGCAATGAAGAGGATATATATTATGGTTGAGACATTGCTTTAAATAGGGAGCTATGGGAAGACTAAGCCATTTGATTTCAAATGATCATATTGGATTTTTGTCTATTTGAAATGTGGAagcataaaatagaaaataaataactaaaattactattcacttttttttgttggcaTTCCACTCAAACCCCATGCCATCTTTGTTTAAGTACATTCAAAttccatatttttcttttaaattttgttatttacaaaatgaaaataaataactaaaattacattaattatatatcggaaattacttaatttaaaaatcctaaaattacACTACGAACGATAAAATGAACTTCAATATGTACTTGTTCATGACTAAAGTTCTTCAATAAGATTTTATCGGAAGCTTGTTGTTTGCGTAGAGAAGCATATCAATAAGAACTtctcaaaattatttgatattgtaCTTATATAGATGAAATTGAATAGAAAAAGTATcgtaaaataaatgttttatatttaatgggatGGAGGCAgcatgttttttaaaaaattctttcattctaattttgtatgttttaGTATGAATTCTTTATTAACTAACAATGGATTATTAACATTGATAAAGTTATAAGTAGGGTAGCTTGGTTCTCACAATCTATCTTACCATTACTTCATCCATGTTCAAGTAATGTTCAACTTTGAAAACAGTTGTCGTCCAATATAATATCTTattacaaaattgaataaaagagTCATAGTAAAGTACTACTAccaaattttactttattttcatatttcaccATAATAAATAAg comes from Salvia hispanica cultivar TCC Black 2014 unplaced genomic scaffold, UniMelb_Shisp_WGS_1.0 HiC_scaffold_1388, whole genome shotgun sequence and encodes:
- the LOC125198357 gene encoding receptor-like protein 33 encodes the protein MMLQSPTHLRLDRSNSTFLGANGYYHNEVTLTVKGVEVKLVKIWPDFTCIDLSSNHFHGDIPDAIGNLSSLYLLNLSHNSLTNAIPSSLGALADLGSLDLSTNKLTGRIPDELTKLDFLSFLNLSFNHLTGPIPTSSHFQTFSADSFEGNAGYLDSHSTEVSRTIVPWSITITGFGTKR